From Methanocella paludicola SANAE, a single genomic window includes:
- a CDS encoding universal stress protein — protein sequence MTVPPYKNILVPTDGSEYSFYAAEHAVYLAKVLGAKLYAISVVNAPLAFHAGIHYAESKVDMEKAAQEAVLKIKALCDENGVECKEMVVEGEPKTAIVDVACKIEADLIVIGSIGMSALERVLIGSVSDSVLRHALCPVLMVRRT from the coding sequence ATGACTGTACCACCCTATAAAAATATCCTCGTCCCCACGGACGGCTCGGAATATTCATTTTATGCCGCGGAGCACGCCGTGTACCTGGCGAAGGTCCTGGGCGCAAAGCTCTACGCGATCAGCGTGGTCAACGCCCCCCTCGCATTCCACGCCGGCATCCATTATGCCGAAAGCAAGGTGGACATGGAAAAGGCGGCGCAGGAAGCCGTCCTGAAGATAAAGGCGCTCTGCGACGAGAACGGGGTCGAGTGTAAGGAGATGGTCGTTGAGGGCGAGCCGAAGACCGCCATCGTAGACGTGGCATGCAAGATCGAGGCGGACTTGATCGTCATCGGCTCTATCGGCATGTCTGCGCTCGAGCGAGTGCTCATAGGCAGCGTGTCGGACAGCGTGCTCAGGCACGCGTTGTGCCCCGTGCTCATGGTGCGGAGAACGTAG
- the argB gene encoding acetylglutamate kinase, whose protein sequence is MDVSESFGEMLPWLKKYQEAVIVIKVGGHAMVDPAARSSMIKDIVTLKYLGARPVIVHGGGPEIDAMMKRMGKTPKFVSGLRVTDEETLEIVRMVLVGNVSADICSLISKHGGNGVGMVGSDGDLIVARRKAPEKAVIDGKETEVDFGWVGETVRINPKILNILMENEYIPVISPIGYDAEGNCLNLNADTAAGDIAAAINARSLVSLTDVDGVMMDPSKKETLLSQLNIAQCYDLIEKGVISKGMIPKILSSISVVKSGIQSVHIINGNIPHALLQELLTDKGIGTCITKE, encoded by the coding sequence ATGGACGTAAGTGAATCGTTCGGCGAGATGCTGCCCTGGCTTAAAAAATACCAGGAAGCTGTCATAGTCATTAAAGTAGGCGGACATGCCATGGTCGACCCGGCCGCCAGAAGCAGCATGATCAAGGATATCGTAACGCTCAAGTATCTCGGGGCAAGGCCCGTCATCGTCCACGGCGGCGGCCCCGAGATCGACGCCATGATGAAGCGCATGGGCAAGACCCCGAAGTTCGTTTCCGGGCTTAGAGTGACGGACGAGGAAACGCTGGAGATCGTGCGCATGGTACTCGTGGGCAACGTGAGCGCCGACATCTGCTCGCTCATATCCAAGCACGGCGGCAACGGCGTGGGCATGGTCGGGAGCGACGGCGATCTCATCGTCGCGAGGCGAAAGGCGCCGGAGAAGGCCGTGATCGACGGCAAGGAGACCGAAGTGGACTTTGGATGGGTCGGCGAGACGGTCCGCATCAACCCGAAGATCCTCAACATACTGATGGAGAACGAGTACATCCCCGTCATATCGCCGATCGGCTACGACGCCGAAGGCAATTGCCTGAACTTGAACGCGGATACGGCGGCCGGCGATATCGCCGCGGCCATCAATGCCCGAAGCCTCGTCTCATTAACGGACGTGGACGGCGTCATGATGGACCCGTCGAAAAAAGAGACGCTGCTCTCCCAGCTCAACATCGCCCAGTGCTACGACCTCATCGAGAAGGGCGTCATTTCCAAGGGGATGATACCGAAGATACTGTCCAGCATCTCCGTGGTCAAGAGCGGCATCCAGAGCGTCCATATCATCAACGGCAACATCCCGCACGCGCTGCTGCAGGAGCTGCTGACCGATAAGGGCATAGGCACCTGTATCACGAAGGAGTAG